In Methanomicrobium antiquum, one DNA window encodes the following:
- the gltA gene encoding NADPH-dependent glutamate synthase, giving the protein MSKRDAAERILDFLEVDEGLSEVNAVLEATRCMECVRPACVKGCPVNIDIPGFISAIAKQDFKKAAEIIKSDNMLPAICGRVCPQETQCEGKCVLGVKEKPVRIGALERFIADWERKNEIVTPKTKKPTGKRIAVVGSGPAGITAAAELSRSGHSVTIFESLHAPGGVLTYGIPSFRLPKDIVKTEIDQVLSLGAELKLNHIVGRSVSVDNFLAYDAVFLGTGAGLPSFMGIEGENLNGVYSANEFLTRVNLMHADRFPDYDTPVLKGQKVAVVGGGNVAMDSARVARRMGAEVYLIYRRREEDLPAREAEVANAVEEGISFYCCANPVRIIGGPSVTGIECVRMNMGVLDESKRPCPVPMTGDDAKFTLDVDVVVEAIGQSPNPLLVSLIPSLKRGKRGNVIVDENGQTSIPNVFAGGDIATGAATVIEAMGNAKKASSAINEYLNQ; this is encoded by the coding sequence ATGAGTAAACGGGATGCGGCTGAGAGAATTCTCGACTTTTTGGAAGTCGATGAAGGATTATCCGAAGTAAACGCGGTTTTAGAAGCAACAAGGTGCATGGAGTGTGTGCGTCCGGCCTGTGTCAAAGGATGCCCCGTTAATATCGACATCCCCGGATTTATTTCAGCAATAGCAAAGCAGGATTTTAAGAAAGCCGCTGAAATCATAAAGTCAGACAATATGCTTCCGGCAATATGCGGTCGTGTCTGTCCACAGGAGACCCAGTGCGAAGGAAAATGTGTCCTTGGTGTTAAGGAAAAACCTGTACGAATTGGCGCTTTGGAAAGATTTATTGCAGACTGGGAACGCAAAAACGAAATAGTCACACCAAAAACAAAAAAGCCAACCGGAAAGCGAATCGCAGTTGTCGGTTCAGGACCTGCCGGAATAACAGCGGCAGCAGAGCTTTCACGCTCAGGGCATTCTGTTACAATATTTGAATCACTTCATGCACCTGGTGGTGTTTTAACATATGGCATTCCGTCATTTCGCCTTCCGAAAGATATTGTAAAAACAGAAATAGATCAGGTACTTTCTCTTGGTGCTGAACTTAAGCTCAATCACATTGTTGGAAGAAGTGTTTCTGTAGACAATTTTTTGGCATACGATGCTGTATTTCTTGGAACAGGTGCCGGACTTCCATCTTTCATGGGAATTGAGGGTGAGAATCTAAATGGTGTTTACTCTGCAAATGAATTTTTAACACGGGTAAACTTAATGCATGCAGACAGATTCCCTGATTATGATACTCCGGTTTTAAAAGGGCAAAAGGTTGCAGTTGTTGGCGGAGGAAACGTTGCAATGGATTCTGCACGTGTTGCAAGACGTATGGGCGCTGAAGTATATCTTATTTACAGACGCCGTGAAGAAGATCTTCCTGCAAGAGAAGCAGAAGTTGCAAATGCAGTTGAAGAAGGAATAAGTTTTTACTGCTGTGCAAATCCTGTCCGAATCATAGGAGGACCATCAGTTACAGGTATCGAATGTGTCAGGATGAATATGGGTGTTCTGGATGAGAGTAAAAGACCATGCCCTGTGCCAATGACAGGCGATGATGCAAAATTTACACTTGATGTGGATGTTGTTGTAGAAGCAATTGGCCAGAGTCCTAATCCTCTTTTGGTATCACTCATACCTTCACTTAAAAGAGGAAAAAGAGGCAATGTAATTGTAGATGAGAACGGCCAGACATCAATTCCAAATGTCTTTGCCGGAGGAGATATTGCAACCGGTGCGGCAACTGTAATTGAAGCCATGGGAAACGCTAAAAAAGCCTCATCTGCAATTAACGAATATCTGAACCAATAA
- the arcS gene encoding archaeosine synthase subunit alpha yields the protein MFEALKRDGLARTGIYSKDSGESIETPSAIDADSFFPDLKEHEFSNIPLFANKKFVDKNSPEYKELIFIHPESENKGVFGDCLILSNWHTVLENPKYYVKMLLKMKGNHPSDTAWYTPACALPSNVATLINSGFDIFDYRAVDLKSAKGIFCTSDGEFLAEEWFDKGLCRCSGCENKNLFEHNRNALDTEIETVKNFLKDGHLRELLERRCRNSASQVSILRLFDMSYDFIEPRVAIARSTRLYANSGESLKRPEVKRFVERVIERFVPSRTDTAVLIPCSAKKPYSSSQSHMKFQSAIQNRAHEIIITSPLGIVPRELERMYPAGHYDVPVTGYWDGEERAFITDAIARYFEKNRYEKVFVHLDGDSFEIAKAALERSNTDYECTATDKLTSSESLKKLESALKYGRKKGPNLIKGTLSYQFGFDADTSKLQLKGKFMREKVLMGKKQVFSIDTGTGLMRPTFEGWDLIESGYRVYIDNFIPQGDILAPGVLNCDPDIREGDEVFVVGEGAVATGRAAMGAAEMCSSKRGVAVRVRKVKKL from the coding sequence ATGTTTGAAGCATTAAAAAGAGACGGCCTTGCAAGAACCGGCATATATTCAAAAGATTCAGGGGAATCAATTGAGACACCGTCAGCAATAGACGCTGATTCGTTTTTCCCTGATCTAAAAGAGCATGAATTTTCCAACATACCACTTTTTGCAAACAAAAAGTTTGTTGATAAAAATTCTCCTGAATACAAAGAACTAATCTTTATTCATCCGGAATCAGAAAACAAAGGAGTCTTTGGGGATTGCCTTATTCTTTCAAACTGGCATACAGTTCTTGAAAACCCAAAATATTATGTTAAAATGCTTTTGAAGATGAAGGGGAATCATCCGTCTGATACGGCATGGTACACTCCTGCCTGCGCACTTCCATCAAACGTTGCAACACTTATCAATTCAGGATTTGACATATTTGACTACAGGGCTGTTGACTTAAAATCCGCAAAAGGCATATTCTGTACATCTGACGGTGAATTTTTAGCTGAAGAATGGTTTGATAAAGGACTTTGCAGATGCAGTGGATGTGAAAACAAAAATCTTTTTGAGCACAACAGAAATGCACTTGATACAGAGATAGAGACTGTAAAGAACTTTTTAAAAGACGGACATCTAAGAGAGCTACTTGAACGCCGGTGTAGAAATTCCGCATCACAGGTTTCAATACTTCGCCTGTTTGATATGTCGTATGATTTCATTGAACCCCGCGTTGCTATTGCACGAAGTACACGACTTTATGCAAATTCCGGTGAATCACTAAAAAGACCGGAGGTCAAAAGGTTTGTTGAACGCGTTATTGAAAGGTTTGTCCCTTCAAGAACAGATACTGCAGTTTTAATTCCATGTTCAGCAAAAAAGCCCTATTCCTCTTCACAAAGTCACATGAAATTTCAGTCAGCTATTCAGAACAGGGCACATGAAATAATAATTACATCTCCTCTTGGAATTGTTCCAAGAGAACTTGAAAGAATGTATCCGGCAGGACATTATGATGTTCCTGTGACAGGATACTGGGACGGGGAGGAGAGAGCATTTATTACAGATGCTATTGCGCGTTATTTTGAGAAGAACAGATATGAAAAAGTATTTGTTCACCTTGACGGCGACTCTTTTGAAATCGCAAAGGCCGCGCTTGAACGATCTAATACAGATTACGAATGCACTGCAACTGATAAGCTCACATCTTCTGAATCCCTTAAAAAACTTGAATCTGCACTTAAATATGGCAGAAAAAAAGGTCCGAATCTCATAAAAGGAACACTTTCATATCAGTTTGGCTTTGATGCTGATACCTCAAAACTTCAGCTCAAAGGAAAATTCATGCGTGAAAAAGTTCTAATGGGAAAAAAACAGGTTTTTTCAATTGATACAGGAACAGGCCTTATGCGACCTACTTTTGAAGGCTGGGATTTAATTGAATCCGGATACAGAGTATATATTGATAATTTCATTCCTCAGGGAGATATTCTCGCGCCCGGTGTTTTAAACTGCGATCCTGATATTCGAGAGGGCGATGAGGTTTTCGTTGTAGGTGAAGGAGCTGTTGCCACAGGACGTGCCGCAATGGGTGCAGCAGAGATGTGCTCTTCTAAGAGAGGAGTGGCTGTACGGGTGCGTAAAGTAAAGAAGTTGTAA
- a CDS encoding sulfide/dihydroorotate dehydrogenase-like FAD/NAD-binding protein — translation MAYKIEKASEIADNIFEFWIKAPHVSKNAQAGQFVVIRIDEKGERIPLTISAAKDDLIRIVFMAVGKTTKFLSSLKEGESVLDVAGPLGQPGELKKWGNCVLIGGGVGIACLPILAKALKEQGNQVTGIIGARNENLLLLSDELEQDCDELVICTDDGSRGFHGFPADILKKKLEDEKIDCVWIIGPAIMMKITSMATIPSKTKTFVSLNPIMVDGTGMCGSCRVSVGGETKFACVDGPEFDAHLVDWDELMNRQRIYPSQEKESLDNFNEHHHHCRCGEHHHE, via the coding sequence TTGGCATATAAAATTGAGAAGGCATCAGAGATTGCCGATAATATTTTTGAATTCTGGATTAAAGCCCCGCATGTTTCAAAAAATGCTCAGGCAGGCCAGTTTGTTGTAATAAGAATTGATGAAAAGGGAGAAAGAATACCCCTTACAATTTCAGCCGCGAAAGATGATCTAATAAGAATCGTCTTCATGGCTGTTGGAAAAACCACAAAGTTTCTCTCTTCATTAAAAGAAGGCGAATCGGTTTTGGATGTCGCAGGTCCTCTCGGCCAGCCCGGCGAACTTAAAAAATGGGGCAATTGTGTTTTGATAGGCGGCGGTGTTGGTATCGCATGTCTTCCAATTCTTGCCAAAGCACTAAAGGAACAAGGAAACCAGGTCACAGGAATTATTGGCGCAAGAAATGAAAATCTGCTTTTACTCTCAGACGAACTTGAACAGGACTGTGATGAGCTCGTTATCTGTACAGATGACGGAAGCCGTGGATTTCACGGATTTCCGGCAGACATTTTAAAGAAAAAATTAGAAGATGAAAAAATTGACTGTGTCTGGATTATCGGCCCTGCAATTATGATGAAAATTACATCAATGGCAACAATCCCCAGCAAAACAAAAACATTTGTGAGCTTAAATCCAATAATGGTCGATGGAACAGGAATGTGCGGGTCCTGTAGGGTCAGTGTTGGTGGCGAGACTAAGTTTGCATGCGTTGACGGCCCGGAATTTGATGCACACCTTGTTGACTGGGATGAGCTTATGAACAGGCAGAGAATTTATCCGTCACAGGAGAAGGAATCGTTAGATAATTTCAACGAACACCACCACCATTGCAGATGCGGAGAACACCATCATGAGTAA
- a CDS encoding tubulin/FtsZ family protein yields MRVFFIGFGQAGGKIVDMFIEQDKRAPVRSFRGIAVNTARTDLMGLKHIELRDRILIGQTVVKGHGVGTDNVTGAKITADEIDSIINTVDTRGTHDIDAFVVCAGLGGGTGSGGSPVLCRHLKRIYREPVYALGILPAPEEGRLYSYNAARSLSTLVNEADNTFIFDNSAWKNEGESVRSAYERLNNEIVRRFGVLFRAGEVSKTGVGEMVVDSSEIINTLRGGGVTSVGYAISEKVTESVKNKKGFLGGFSVKKKDASEEVLTGEDKSAKVIGLVRRAMLGRLTLPCDYTTAERALVLIAGPPDEMDRKGVEKSKSWVEENIAGVEVRGGDYPTESSKIAAVVVLASIGDAPRIRELLEIAKETKDDVIKSKERRVTMFDNEEIDPLFE; encoded by the coding sequence ATGAGAGTCTTTTTCATTGGATTTGGCCAGGCCGGGGGCAAAATAGTAGATATGTTCATAGAACAGGATAAAAGAGCCCCTGTCCGAAGCTTTAGAGGTATTGCAGTCAATACTGCAAGAACTGATCTCATGGGTCTGAAACATATAGAATTGCGTGATCGCATTCTGATTGGTCAGACTGTTGTTAAAGGTCATGGTGTTGGTACAGATAATGTAACCGGCGCTAAAATTACAGCGGATGAAATTGACAGTATCATCAATACAGTTGATACAAGAGGTACTCATGATATTGATGCGTTCGTTGTTTGTGCAGGTCTTGGAGGAGGTACAGGTTCTGGTGGTTCACCGGTTCTTTGTCGCCATTTAAAACGTATTTACCGTGAACCGGTATATGCGCTTGGTATTCTTCCGGCACCTGAAGAAGGCAGATTATATTCATATAATGCAGCAAGGAGTCTTTCAACACTCGTAAATGAGGCAGATAATACATTTATATTTGATAATAGTGCCTGGAAAAATGAGGGTGAAAGCGTTAGATCCGCATATGAGCGTTTAAACAACGAAATTGTTCGCAGATTTGGTGTTTTGTTCCGTGCCGGTGAGGTAAGTAAAACCGGTGTCGGAGAGATGGTTGTAGATTCAAGTGAGATTATAAACACTCTTCGTGGCGGTGGTGTAACTTCTGTTGGTTATGCAATAAGCGAAAAGGTAACCGAAAGCGTAAAAAACAAAAAAGGCTTCCTTGGCGGCTTCTCTGTTAAGAAAAAGGACGCCTCAGAAGAAGTTCTTACGGGTGAAGATAAGTCTGCAAAGGTAATTGGTCTTGTAAGGCGCGCAATGCTTGGACGTCTTACTCTTCCGTGTGATTATACAACAGCTGAACGTGCACTTGTTCTTATAGCAGGTCCGCCTGATGAGATGGACCGAAAAGGCGTTGAAAAGTCAAAATCCTGGGTTGAAGAGAATATTGCCGGAGTTGAGGTAAGAGGTGGAGATTATCCCACAGAAAGCTCTAAGATTGCGGCTGTTGTTGTTCTTGCATCAATTGGTGATGCTCCGCGCATACGAGAACTTTTGGAAATTGCAAAAGAAACAAAGGATGATGTTATAAAATCCAAGGAGCGCCGTGTCACAATGTTTGACAACGAAGAAATTGATCCTTTGTTCGAGTGA